A region of Fusarium keratoplasticum isolate Fu6.1 chromosome 6, whole genome shotgun sequence DNA encodes the following proteins:
- a CDS encoding Zn(2)-C6 fungal-type domain-containing protein, which translates to MQNDDSGSRQTMPFSQEWHGQPPLSYTTENPPQFSRPLEFHPQSFPASDGTGTRQTPPAVSSVENTRGMTTPRTIGTSASASASTPAKGKRVRTGCLTCRERHLKCDEASPDCLNCRKRGRECKRGVRLNFLEINLHRPAASMPPPEEWAVEFQDESRDIASEYQGGLGRYAPYDLGPDSVSEKEDPKPLKTEEEYPEPRPTDRPGSRRLHDYMAPDDSTPRASETSLLQHQDDMARAEANDGGGMISDVSNIATPSSSTHSTTTPRPDFNQEQLVAVRKRPSPHQASIETVDLEMPQFDKPPRMERAPVEQGFHDNPIQPFPSEMSETMGRDILTSADEVYYMQIFVEEVGVWMDSFNKDKHFSRNIPYHALKSTMLLNALLACGAKHISLVSPENHDKALFYYNTATTQLLRSLQNPDRNTAECATTAIVLNMYEIMCEKPAQRMSHIAGSRALVRECGWNARSTGIGSACFWLNIGTEVLNCLAANWQTTWNPDEWGVDFEVPGQGPESEIGNEQAWVHHILYIVAKVANFRATRAKPEDMDPRDEQIWLGNRMSQWHELKRLCDDWNNSCPRTMHPFGYVKQSKSTAKSAFPRIWMIQREATLGRLLYHAAHCILSQTHPLESITSSERMRFLQLHHAYQVCGIVAHTNDRSVSIVAIRCLAIAGAVLTNPSEQAEVFDMLDRINTTSGWRLSAVEMELKKVWGWERMKLPVTSPKADSSQSQGMLSVRRASMPLMSGRVSTPPVMAAVGTKTPVNPLSFADFKLPNHPYQNWYEPPNRTGSFNPPSL; encoded by the exons ATGCAAAATGACGACTCTGGAAGTAGACAGACCATGCCCTTCTCTCAAGAGTGGCATGGCCAACCACCGCTCTCCTACACGACCGAAAACCCTCCCCAGTTCAGTCGTCCTCTCGAATTCCACCCCCAGAGCTTCCCGGCTTCCGACGGGACAGGCACCCGTCAGACGCCGCCGGCAGTCTCGTCGGTGGAAAACACCAGAGGGATGACGACCCCAAGGACAATTGGAacctcagcttcagcttcagcttcaacaCCGGCAAAGGGGAAACGCGTGCGGACCGGGTGCCTGACGTGCCGGGAGCGTCACCTCAAGTGCGATGAAGCCTCGCCGGACTGCCTCAACTGCCGCAAGCGAGGCCGTGAATGCAAACGAGGAGTACGTCTCAACTTTCTTGAAATTAACCTCCACAGGCCTGCTGCTTCTATGCCACCTCCCGAGGAGTGGGCAG TCGAGTTCCAAGACGAGTCTCGAGATATCGCCTCCGAGTACCAGGGTGGTCTCGGTCGCTATGCCCCATATGATCTGGGGCCTGATAGTGTCAGCGAAAAAGAGGACCCGAAGCCTCTaaagacggaggaggagtaTCCGGAGCCGCGTCCGACTGATAGGCCGGGCTCGCGGCGGCTCCACGATTATATGGCTCCTGACGATAGCACCCCGAGGGCTTCAGAGACATCTTTGCTGCAGCATCAGGATGACATGGCAAGGGCTGAAGCCAATGATGGCGGAGGAATGATAAGCGACGTTTCCAATATTGCAACTCCCTCTTCGTCAACACATTCCACCACAACCCCGCGGCCAGACTTTAACCAAGAGCAACTTGTGGCAGTAAGAAAACGGCCATCCCCACATCAAGCAAGTATTGAGACGGTCGATTTGGAGATGCCTCAGTTCGACAAGCCGCCGCGAATGGAGAGAGCACCCGTTGAGCAGGGCTTCCACGATAACCCCATCCAGCCATTCCCCAGCGAGATGAGCGAAACCATGGGGCGCGACATTCTAACCTCGGCTGATGAGGTCTACTACATGCAAATCTTTGTCGAAGAGGTTGGTGTATGGATGGACTCGttcaacaaggacaagcacTTTAGTAGAAACATTCCGTACCACGCCCTCAAGTCGACCATGCTTCTCAACGCTCTCCTGGCTTGTGGAGCCAAGCATATCTCTCTCGTCTCACCAGAGAACCACGACAAGGCCTTGTTCTACTACAACACGGCCACGACGCAGCTTCTCCGCAGTCTGCAGAACCCCGACCGGAACACGGCCGAGTGCGCCACCACGGCCATCGTTCTCAACATGTACGAGATCATGTGTGAGAAGCCCGCCCAGAGGATGAGCCACATCGCAGGTTCACGGGCACTGGTACGAGAGTGCGGGTGGAATGCTAGGAGCACTGGTATCGGATCAGCGTGTTTCTGGTTGAACATAGGGACCGAGGTTCTCAACTGTCTGGCGGCCAACTGGCAGACGACGTGGAACCCTGACGAATGGGGTGTTGACTTTGAAGTTCCTGGTCAAGGGCCTGAGAGCGAGATTGGGAATGAACAAGCGTGGGTGCACCACATCCTCTACATCGTGGCCAAGGTTGCCAACTTTCGAGCGACAAGGGCAAAGCCTGAGGACATGGATCCGAGGGATGAACAGATCTGGCTGGGGAACCGCATGTCCCAGTGGCACGAGCTGAAGAGGCTGTGCGATGACTGGAACAACAGCTGTCCTAGGACGATGCATCCGTTCGGATATGTGAAGCAGTCCAAGTCGACGGCAAAGTCGGCATTCCCTCGTATATG GATGATACAGCGAGAAGCAACGCTGGGTCGTCTGCTTTACCACGCTGCTCACTGCATCCTCTCACAGACACATCCCCTCGAGTCCATCACATCCTCTGAGCGGATGCGATTCTTGCAACTTCACCACGCGTACCAAGTTTGCGGCATTGTCGCCCACACCAACGACCGCAGCGTTTCCATTGTGGCTATTCGCTGCCTAGCAATTGCTGGCGCTGTCCTCACCAATCCCAGCGAACAGGCCGAGGTTTTCGACATGCTTGACAGGATCAACACGACGAGCGGTTGGCGCCTGAGTGCTGTAGAGATGGAACTCAAGAAGGTCTGGGGCTGGGAACGAATGAAACTACCCGTAACAAGCCCAAAGGCGGACTCGAGTCAGAGTCAAGGCATGCTATCAGTGCGGAGAGCATCGATGCCCCTGATGTCAGGGAGGGTGTCGACGCCGCCAGTGATGGCTGCAGTGGGAACAAAGACACCAGTGAACCCGCTGAGCTTTGCTGATTTCAAGTTGCCCAACCACCCGTACCAGAACTGGTACGAGCCACCAAACCGGACAGGTTCGTTCAACCCTCCCTCACTCTGA
- a CDS encoding Zn(2)-C6 fungal-type domain-containing protein, which produces MPSSAQGPPRRKHVTTACVPCRESKVKCDGASPICSNCKNKNKDCRYQAGDDKRKLSLRVAIELLSGRIEQLCNFIGENSLEPPPMPKEEQEALIKVLGHLKLTHTFASKDAARAPSNGTASPRQSPGQNQPNANAAIESLPPPPAPLSVWDRVDDSAQVAVVTQPDLMAPPHAIGDLNGLDVIGRPTPDDHASGSLAVNPPSWTWSNPEDPNFNFQPPFALDSDAIGGMLPFPTPGSGEHHSIKLPSGPGSDEAISDTESTEVLVDQLSDRIGSLQIGPGGQVRYYGPTSNFNLVEMPAPDNLTIHRTVRNNGQEYLDRLGIGKSVPADLEEHLVNLYFTWQDAAFHVVNRAMFEEARINWRDSKEDTQYYSEALLNSICSLGAAFESRHHPTFVTFPKSLSDFFADRAKALLEIELDCPCLATVQAMVVLSSHDIGCKRDARGWLYSGMAMRLAFDMALHVDLSPYVAKKAVTQASADLRRDIFWAAYTVDHMWGFYLGRPFRINMEDVTVAKPVGDVRPERAGQWIPYVSKKSFDELAPLPDYTDELHRQRTLLSDIMVPLGYALYGSRKIPAATLQEMNVRTVEELLNWRAGLPTVLQVDLDDRETPYLPHVILLHMQYHQNIIHAHRPWMSRTYVQPFPPQGPGAAHARMMCVESAYAIAKLLQLYEIRYALRRMNIQGVGIACSAALLLIFASVTNYQRQGENEIGLHLSACFRALDELGATWESAKRARDFLVLLQRQWELHGRTARARRTSTAAADSAPRKRTRTSLDNGQVHGESPPRVSPPQLRQGLLGQTGPADIEMGLDLDWIFTGDVYPMPQGPMTNP; this is translated from the exons ATGCCGTCCTCAGCGCAGGGTCCGCCACGGCGCAAGCACGTCACCACAGCCTGTGTGCCATGTCGCGagagcaaggtcaag TGCGATGGAGCCTCTCCCATCTGCTCCAACTGcaaaaacaaaaacaagGATTGCCGATACCAAGCAGGTGATGACAAGCGCAA ACTCTCTCTTCGCGTCGCTATCGAGCTTCTCTCTGGACGCATCGAGCAGCTGTGCAATTTTATCGGCGAGAATTCGCTTGAGCCTCCGCCCATGCCCAAGGAGGAACAGGAGGCTCTCATCAAGGTGCTTGGCCATCTAAAACTGACGCACACTTTTGCCAGCAAAGATGCTGCGAGGGCACCATCAAATGGCACCGCCTCTCCTCGCCAATCACCAGGCCAAAATCAACCGAACGCGAATGCAGCGATAGAGTCACTTCCCCCGCCCCCGGCGCCTTTGTCGGTCTGGGATAGGGTTGATGATAGTGCACAGGTTGCCGTCGTCACTCAGCCTGATTTGATGGCGCCTCCTCACGCCATAGGGGACTTGAATGGCCTGGACGTCATCGGACGCCCGACTCCAGATGACCATGCCTCAGGCTCTCTGGCAGTCAACCCgccttcttggacttggagcAATCCTGAAGACCCAAACTTCAACTTCCAGCCCCCGTTTGCCCTAGACTCGGACGCCATAGGCGGCATGCTTCCGTTCCCGACTCCCGGGTCAGGCGAGCACCACTCGATCAAACTGCCTAGTGGCCCGGGATCCGATGAGGCAATCAGTGACACAGAAAGCACCGAGGTACTCGTCGACCAGCTTTCCGATCGCATCGGGTCCCTGCAGATAGGACCTGGGGGACAGGTGCGATACTACGGGCCCACATCTAACTTCAATCTTGTCGAGATGCCCGCGCCTGACAATCTTACTATTCATCGCACTGTTCGAAACAACGGGCAAGAATACCTCGACCGTCTTGGCATCGGCAAGTCTGTGCCCGCTGACCTCGAGGAGCATCTGGTCAACCTCTACTTTACTTGGCAAGATGCAGCTTTCCATGTTGTGAACCGAGCCATGTTTGAGGAAGCGAGGATCAACTGGCGCGACAGCAAGGAAGACACTCAATACTACTCAGAGGCGTTGCTCAACTCAAT ATGTTCCTTGGGTGCTGCTTTTGAATCGCGACACCATCCAACATTTGTCACATTTCCCAAATCCCTGTCCGACTTCTTCGCCGACAGGGCCAAGGCGCTTCTTGAAATCGAACTGGACTGTCCCTGCTTGGCGACGGTGCAGGCCATGGTGGTCCTCAGCAGTCACGACATTGGCTGCAAACGAGATGCGAGGGGTTGGCTCTATAGCG GGATGGCCATGAGACTGGCTTTTGACATGGCTCTCCATGTCGACTTGAGCCCGTATGTGGCGAAGAAAGCCGTCACCCAGGCATCTGCGGATCTGCGTCGCGACATTTTCTGGGCAGCGTATACCGTAGACCA CATGTGGGGATTCTATCTCGGACGGCCGTTCCGTATTAACATGGAGGACGTCACTGTTGCCAAGCCTGTCGGAGACGTCAGACCCGAGAGAGCTGGACAGTGGATTCCATATGTCTCCAAAAAGTCCTTTGATGAGCTCGCCCCTCTACCAGACTACACAGATGAGCTACATCGACAAAGGACCCTCCTCAGCGACATAATGGTTCCTCTCGGATATGCTCT ATATGGAAGCAGAAAGATACCAGCTGCTACTCTGCAAGAAATGAATGTTCGGACGGTGGAAGAGCTGCTCAACTGGCGGGCTGGCTTACCCACTGTACTCCAAGTCGATCTCGATGACCGCGAGACGCCATACCTCCCACACGTCATCCTACTGCA CATGCAATATCACCAGAATATCATACACGCTCACCGCCCATGGATGTCACGAACTTACGTGCAACCGTTCCCTCCACAGGGCCCTGGGGCGGCACACGCACGCATGATGTGTGTAGAATCAGCGTACGCCATTGCCAAACTCCTCCAGCTCTACGAGATACGCTATGCACTCCGCCGCATGAACATCCAAGGCGTTGGCATCGCATGCTCAGCGGCGTTGCTGCTCATCTTTGCCTCTGTGACAAACTACCAACGCCAAGGTGAAAATGAGATTGGTCTCCATCTGAGTGCCTGCTTCAGAGCACTAGATGAGCTGGGAGCTACATGGGAGAGCGCCAAGAGGGCCAGAGACTTTCTTGTCCTGTTGCAGCGGCAGTGGGAACTTCACGGGCGGACGGCAAGAGCACGACGAACTTCAACCGCAGCGGCAGACTCTGCTCCTCGAAAGCGCACGCGGACTTCACTTGATAACGGCCAAGTTCACGGCGAATCACCGCCTCGCGTATCGCCGCCTCAGCTTCGACAGGGGCTGCTGGGGCAAACGGGCCCGGCTGATATTGAGATGGGGCTTGACCTGGACTGGATCTTCACAGGAGATGTGTATCCCATGCCTCAAGGTCCAATGACGAATCCGTGA